A window of the Synechococcus sp. M16.1 genome harbors these coding sequences:
- a CDS encoding glycosyltransferase family 4 protein has protein sequence MAQIAWLGKKSPFCGNVSYGISTTEALRKRGHQVHFIHFDNPRSPERDNTSLLANDPDVSLPYLVKSQVYTIPSPGAQRELRESLERLQPDLVHASLTLSPLDFRLPELCQQLGVPLVATFHPPFDAGLRNLTAGTQQLTYQLYAPALARYDRVIVFSQLQSDFLERLGVPADRLTVIPNGVDPDRWCPTSPGTLSLMHQQVRQRLGRERIFLYMGRLATEKNVEALLRAWRLVSPEGCRLVIVGDGPLRNSLMNQFNDDRILWWGHEPDLDTRVALLQCAEVFILPSLVEGLSLALLEAMASGTACVATDAGADGEALEQGAGIVLSTQGVTTQLRTLLPVLRDQPVLTAELGRKARLRALERYTISSNIDALEQLYADLMQTSTVAA, from the coding sequence TTGGCGCAGATTGCGTGGCTCGGCAAGAAGTCTCCCTTCTGCGGGAATGTGTCCTACGGGATCAGCACCACGGAGGCCCTGCGCAAACGCGGGCATCAGGTGCACTTCATCCATTTCGATAACCCGCGCAGCCCGGAGCGCGACAACACATCGCTGCTTGCCAACGACCCGGACGTCAGCCTGCCTTATCTGGTCAAATCGCAGGTCTACACGATCCCTTCACCCGGGGCGCAGCGGGAGCTGAGGGAATCCCTGGAGCGGCTGCAGCCCGATCTCGTGCACGCCAGCCTCACCCTTTCGCCTCTGGATTTCCGCCTGCCTGAGCTGTGTCAGCAGCTGGGCGTGCCCCTGGTGGCCACCTTTCATCCCCCCTTCGATGCAGGCCTGCGCAACCTGACGGCGGGCACCCAACAGCTCACGTACCAGCTGTATGCACCGGCCCTGGCCCGCTACGACCGGGTGATCGTGTTTTCACAGCTTCAGTCGGACTTTCTCGAGCGCCTGGGCGTTCCCGCCGATCGACTGACGGTGATTCCCAATGGTGTGGACCCCGACCGCTGGTGCCCCACCAGCCCCGGCACCCTTTCGCTGATGCATCAGCAGGTGCGGCAACGGCTGGGGCGAGAACGGATTTTCCTCTACATGGGACGTCTTGCAACGGAGAAGAACGTTGAAGCCCTGCTACGGGCCTGGCGGCTGGTTTCACCGGAGGGCTGCCGATTGGTGATCGTCGGCGACGGGCCACTGCGCAACAGCCTGATGAACCAGTTCAACGACGATCGGATCCTCTGGTGGGGCCACGAGCCAGACCTGGACACCCGGGTTGCTCTTCTCCAGTGCGCTGAGGTCTTCATCCTGCCGAGCCTTGTGGAGGGCCTGTCGCTGGCCTTGCTGGAGGCGATGGCCAGCGGAACAGCCTGCGTGGCCACCGATGCCGGTGCCGATGGCGAGGCGCTGGAGCAAGGGGCGGGAATCGTGCTGAGTACCCAGGGCGTCACCACCCAGTTGCGCACACTGCTGCCGGTGCTCAGGGACCAGCCGGTGCTGACCGCGGAACTGGGCCGCAAAGCCCGCCTCCGCGCCTTGGAGCGCTACACGATTTCCAGCAACATCGACGCCCTCGAACAGCTCTATGCCGACCTGATGCAAACCAGCACGGTCGCCGCCTGA
- a CDS encoding isoprenylcysteine carboxylmethyltransferase family protein, whose amino-acid sequence MFSDWGFSWGGWLDNRRGEWWLLAQLLLITAHLLPVWPAPASFGVAIWPKPLFGLGLLLLAFGLFRALEAFRCLGASLSPLPAPKPANQLIATGSYAICRHPLYRAVLLCSAGVVLATGSPLHLLLLVSLAAVLRGKARFEEQGLRVLHPDYSQYAAVTPAIVDWVPGLDWR is encoded by the coding sequence ATGTTCTCCGATTGGGGCTTCAGTTGGGGCGGCTGGTTGGACAACCGCCGGGGTGAGTGGTGGCTGCTGGCCCAGCTGCTGCTGATCACGGCCCATCTGCTGCCGGTCTGGCCAGCTCCCGCCAGCTTCGGTGTGGCGATTTGGCCCAAACCCCTGTTCGGGCTGGGCCTGCTGCTGTTGGCTTTTGGTCTGTTTCGGGCCCTTGAGGCGTTTCGCTGTCTCGGGGCCAGCCTTTCGCCGCTGCCGGCGCCCAAGCCGGCGAATCAGTTGATCGCCACAGGTTCCTACGCCATCTGTCGGCATCCCTTGTACCGGGCGGTGTTGCTGTGTTCCGCAGGAGTGGTGCTGGCCACAGGCAGCCCGCTGCATCTGTTGCTGTTGGTCAGCCTGGCGGCTGTGCTGCGGGGCAAAGCCCGCTTCGAGGAGCAGGGGTTGCGGGTGCTGCATCCGGATTACAGCCAATACGCCGCAGTTACCCCAGCGATTGTGGACTGGGTTCCTGGCTTGGACTGGCGCTGA
- a CDS encoding L,D-transpeptidase yields MVVRSCLALKLLALLVVPCSAAEMDLASASRLPTTSPSISTSANESVLVLNRTTRSLPRTGDPIWSLRLETPGQPVQHFDAVSGRAHRQNADRYRSGTRAPLPAGRYVLGPVEPLGPADPRELGPIWIGIEPQFPTGRGHLGIHLDPSANRNANSGTLGCVGLIRWDDMQTLAGLVQRRNVRTLVVSE; encoded by the coding sequence GTGGTCGTTCGGTCGTGTCTCGCGTTGAAGCTGCTGGCGCTGTTGGTTGTGCCCTGTTCTGCCGCTGAGATGGATCTGGCCTCTGCCTCCAGGCTCCCCACCACGTCGCCATCCATCTCCACCTCCGCCAACGAGTCGGTCTTGGTGCTGAACCGCACCACGCGATCGCTCCCGCGCACGGGCGATCCCATCTGGAGTCTGCGTTTGGAAACCCCAGGTCAGCCCGTGCAGCACTTCGATGCCGTCAGCGGTCGGGCCCACCGTCAGAACGCCGATCGCTATCGCTCCGGCACCCGCGCGCCGCTTCCCGCCGGTCGCTACGTCCTTGGGCCGGTGGAGCCCCTGGGCCCCGCGGATCCGCGGGAGCTCGGGCCGATCTGGATTGGGATTGAACCGCAGTTCCCCACGGGGCGAGGCCATCTGGGCATCCATCTCGACCCCAGTGCCAACCGCAACGCCAACAGCGGCACACTCGGCTGTGTGGGCTTGATTCGCTGGGACGACATGCAGACCCTGGCGGGTTTGGTGCAGCGCCGTAACGTCCGAACATTGGTGGTGAGCGAGTGA
- a CDS encoding acireductone dioxygenase yields MSRLSIFPDESSAHAANGPMPALESNDPAVIQSELSRRGIGFEQWLAEQGLPEGADQATILQAYADAIARVQRDGGYATVDAIRMTPDHPDREPLRRKFLEEHTHAEDEVRFFVEGCGLFVLHIGSEVLSVLCERGDLMRVPAGTRHWFDMGSQPQFCAVRWFNNPEGWVAQYTGSSIAQRFPRLD; encoded by the coding sequence ATGAGTCGTCTCAGCATCTTTCCAGACGAAAGCTCAGCCCATGCTGCGAATGGGCCCATGCCTGCGCTGGAGAGCAACGATCCGGCCGTGATTCAGTCGGAGCTCAGCCGCCGGGGCATCGGCTTTGAGCAATGGCTGGCGGAGCAGGGTCTGCCGGAGGGAGCCGACCAGGCCACCATTCTCCAGGCCTATGCCGATGCCATCGCTCGGGTTCAACGCGATGGCGGTTACGCCACGGTCGACGCGATTCGGATGACGCCGGATCACCCCGATCGCGAGCCCCTGCGCCGCAAGTTCCTTGAGGAGCACACCCATGCCGAAGACGAAGTGCGCTTTTTTGTGGAAGGGTGCGGCCTGTTTGTGCTGCACATCGGTTCCGAGGTGCTCAGCGTGCTGTGCGAACGGGGCGACCTGATGCGGGTCCCTGCCGGGACCCGTCATTGGTTTGACATGGGCTCTCAGCCTCAGTTCTGTGCTGTGCGTTGGTTCAACAACCCCGAGGGATGGGTGGCGCAGTACACCGGCAGCAGCATCGCCCAGCGATTTCCCAGGCTTGACTGA
- the cobI gene encoding precorrin-2 C(20)-methyltransferase → MGVGPGDPSLLTLAAVEAIRQAEVVAYPVGRPGADSMAAKIAAAWIRSDHQRLPLLFPMVEAPEPRRTAWGAAAQELQQAIRSGQQVALLCEGDASLFASCSYVLLALRQAWPDCPISVIPGITSCSAAAAAGLWPLALQQDQLLLRPCPDTPEELERVLDTAAAAGQVLALLKLGRRWSWVQPLLKQRGLLQQALFAERVGWPDQQICCADAVAADPRPYFSLLLIRQGWPEVLP, encoded by the coding sequence GTGGGGGTCGGCCCCGGCGATCCTTCCCTGCTCACCCTGGCCGCCGTTGAAGCCATCCGCCAAGCGGAGGTGGTGGCCTACCCGGTCGGACGACCGGGGGCCGACAGCATGGCCGCCAAAATCGCCGCAGCCTGGATCCGCAGCGACCATCAGCGTCTGCCCTTGTTGTTCCCGATGGTGGAAGCCCCCGAACCGCGTCGCACCGCCTGGGGAGCAGCGGCGCAGGAGCTGCAGCAGGCCATCCGTTCCGGCCAGCAGGTGGCACTGCTGTGTGAGGGAGATGCCTCGCTGTTTGCGAGTTGCAGCTACGTGCTGCTGGCCCTGCGTCAGGCGTGGCCCGACTGTCCCATCAGCGTGATTCCCGGCATCACCTCCTGCTCGGCAGCCGCGGCTGCGGGCCTCTGGCCCCTCGCTCTGCAGCAGGACCAACTGCTGTTGCGCCCTTGCCCAGACACACCCGAGGAGCTGGAGCGGGTGCTGGACACCGCCGCGGCAGCGGGGCAAGTTCTGGCCCTGCTGAAGCTGGGTCGGCGCTGGAGTTGGGTGCAACCCCTTCTGAAGCAGCGAGGCCTGCTGCAACAAGCCCTGTTTGCCGAGCGGGTCGGCTGGCCCGACCAGCAGATCTGTTGCGCGGATGCAGTGGCAGCCGACCCTCGCCCCTACTTCTCGCTGCTGCTGATCCGGCAGGGATGGCCGGAGGTGCTGCCCTAG
- the proC gene encoding pyrroline-5-carboxylate reductase, which produces MAQALVVPLLERGRISADQLLAVVGGSGSLEQRRGGLPAGIGLVAADDPSAQQVWTAPIQLLAVKPQQLDAVAAAAGPVVGQPLLISVLAGVSLARLQHLFPGHRCVRAVPNTPALVGAGLTALAWGEGIDQGQRDQVRQLFADVGEVLELAEAKLDAFLALTSSGPAFVALVAEAMADGAVAAGLPRHLALRLSHRTLAGTAELLDRRDLHPAQLKDMVTSPGGTTIAGVRALERIGLRSALIEAVVAAAERSRELA; this is translated from the coding sequence ATGGCTCAGGCCCTTGTGGTTCCTCTCCTGGAGCGTGGACGGATTTCGGCCGACCAGCTGTTGGCAGTGGTCGGAGGATCCGGCTCGCTTGAGCAACGACGTGGGGGCCTTCCAGCTGGCATCGGTTTGGTTGCCGCTGATGATCCTTCCGCTCAGCAGGTCTGGACGGCTCCGATCCAGCTGCTTGCGGTGAAGCCGCAGCAACTCGATGCCGTTGCGGCAGCTGCAGGACCTGTTGTGGGTCAACCGCTGTTGATCTCTGTGTTGGCGGGGGTGTCTCTGGCGCGGTTGCAGCATTTGTTTCCCGGTCATCGCTGTGTGCGGGCGGTGCCCAACACCCCTGCGCTGGTGGGAGCTGGTTTGACAGCTCTGGCCTGGGGGGAGGGGATCGACCAAGGGCAACGGGATCAGGTGCGGCAGCTGTTCGCCGATGTGGGCGAAGTTCTGGAGTTGGCGGAAGCCAAGCTCGATGCGTTCCTTGCCCTCACCTCGTCGGGCCCTGCCTTTGTGGCCCTGGTGGCGGAAGCCATGGCCGATGGGGCTGTTGCTGCCGGTCTTCCCAGGCACCTGGCCCTGCGGCTGAGCCACCGCACCCTGGCTGGAACGGCTGAGCTGCTGGACCGTCGCGATCTGCACCCTGCCCAGCTCAAGGACATGGTCACCTCCCCGGGGGGCACCACCATCGCCGGCGTCCGCGCGCTCGAACGCATCGGCCTGCGCTCCGCCTTGATCGAAGCGGTTGTCGCTGCTGCGGAACGCAGCCGGGAGTTGGCCTAG
- a CDS encoding cell division protein SepF gives MSLISRLRAVVAGDDYLDGELDDFAYDDEQDDQDQRALQADGGALATIGDSNPFDLGGDLPGSNVIGMPGISNAVSEVNVMEPRSFDEMPRAIQALRERKTVILNLTMMEPDQAQRAVDFVAGGTFAIDGHQERVGESIFLFAPSCVTVTNTGQDEASAPTVVSREADVADVDESASAPSPAWGAAAL, from the coding sequence GTGTCGCTGATCTCCCGTCTCCGTGCCGTCGTCGCTGGCGATGACTACCTCGATGGCGAATTGGATGATTTCGCCTACGACGACGAGCAAGATGACCAGGACCAGCGCGCCCTGCAGGCTGACGGTGGTGCACTGGCCACCATTGGAGACTCCAACCCGTTTGACCTGGGTGGTGATCTGCCTGGATCCAACGTGATCGGCATGCCCGGCATCAGCAATGCTGTGTCCGAGGTGAATGTGATGGAACCCCGCAGCTTCGATGAAATGCCTCGGGCCATTCAGGCGCTGCGGGAGCGCAAGACGGTGATCCTCAACCTCACGATGATGGAGCCCGACCAGGCCCAGCGTGCTGTTGATTTCGTTGCTGGTGGCACCTTCGCGATCGATGGACACCAGGAGCGCGTCGGCGAGAGCATCTTCCTGTTCGCCCCCAGCTGCGTCACCGTGACCAACACCGGTCAAGACGAAGCCTCGGCTCCAACGGTGGTGAGCCGTGAGGCCGATGTGGCGGATGTCGACGAATCCGCCAGCGCACCCTCTCCCGCCTGGGGGGCAGCCGCTCTCTGA
- a CDS encoding YggS family pyridoxal phosphate-dependent enzyme — protein sequence MTDSFAARWQALQTDLPSSSRLLAVSKGHPAASVRCVAKLGQRDFGESRVQEALPKQEELIDLNLRWHFIGRLQSNKVRPVVKAFDVIHSVDSLALAERVSRIAVEEGRQPEVLLQVKLRPDPSKGGLSADELGAIWSDLQALPGLRISGLMTMAPLEMAPGQRKALFSDCRALADRLALAECSMGMSTDWKEAAEAGSTWLRIGSALFGSRLVSTDAAN from the coding sequence TTGACCGATTCCTTCGCGGCGCGTTGGCAGGCGCTCCAGACAGACCTCCCCTCTTCATCCAGGCTTCTGGCCGTGAGCAAAGGGCATCCAGCCGCGTCCGTGCGTTGCGTGGCGAAGCTTGGTCAGCGTGATTTCGGGGAAAGCCGCGTTCAGGAGGCTCTACCGAAGCAGGAGGAGCTGATCGATCTGAACTTGCGCTGGCATTTCATTGGTCGCCTGCAAAGCAACAAGGTGCGGCCGGTGGTGAAGGCCTTTGACGTCATTCACTCGGTGGATTCTCTGGCGCTGGCCGAACGGGTGTCGCGCATCGCCGTGGAGGAGGGCCGTCAGCCTGAAGTGCTGCTGCAGGTGAAACTGCGGCCCGATCCCAGCAAAGGGGGGCTGTCGGCCGATGAACTCGGTGCCATTTGGTCTGATCTGCAGGCTCTGCCGGGGTTGCGGATCTCGGGTCTGATGACCATGGCGCCGCTCGAGATGGCCCCAGGGCAGCGCAAGGCGTTGTTTTCCGACTGCCGCGCCCTGGCGGATCGGCTGGCCTTGGCGGAGTGCTCGATGGGGATGAGCACGGACTGGAAAGAGGCTGCTGAAGCGGGCAGCACCTGGCTCAGGATCGGTTCGGCCCTGTTCGGTTCGAGATTGGTGTCAACAGACGCTGCGAATTGA
- a CDS encoding PipX family protein, with protein MASERYLNHPTFGMLYRVAPAGEGRDVYATLYAQRMFFLVTLQPRGAQFEVIPYGDARHHAEVHLGRCRRDGSDELESWSQLFDQTFI; from the coding sequence ATGGCGTCCGAGCGATATTTGAATCACCCCACCTTCGGGATGCTCTACCGGGTGGCTCCGGCAGGTGAGGGCCGTGACGTCTATGCCACGTTGTACGCCCAGCGCATGTTTTTCCTGGTCACCTTGCAGCCCCGTGGTGCCCAGTTCGAAGTGATTCCCTACGGGGATGCGCGTCACCACGCTGAGGTGCATCTGGGCCGTTGCCGTCGTGATGGCTCGGACGAGCTTGAGTCCTGGAGTCAGCTGTTCGATCAGACGTTCATCTGA
- a CDS encoding energy-coupling factor transporter transmembrane protein EcfT gives MDWLRQVPMGQYVDGSTGWLRRLDPRLKLAWSLVFLLTPVLAGPLWRVGLVVALVLITLGSGLARSLWWRSVLVLTALAVLVGLLSMLLPAVDPPAAFPLRSPAELPGLEMEGPSWDLLRLGPLQLGGLQLGPLVVDRASALLGLRTSTLTFTVIHSVNLMLITTPPEDLVWALSWCLAPLKWLGCPVERLGFQLLLALRFLPLVQEELQNLLRSLASRAVNLRQLGFKAGFGLVLAVGERLLANILLRAEQGADALVARGGRILGPSYFRIPSDRAAPLLNGLALVVLVLVIGLRGQYGAL, from the coding sequence ATGGACTGGTTGCGCCAGGTCCCGATGGGCCAGTACGTCGATGGCTCCACGGGTTGGCTCCGGCGCTTGGACCCTCGCCTGAAGCTGGCCTGGTCCCTTGTCTTTCTGCTCACGCCTGTTCTGGCGGGGCCCCTCTGGCGCGTTGGCCTGGTGGTGGCTCTGGTGCTGATCACCCTTGGCAGTGGCCTGGCTCGCTCGCTGTGGTGGAGGTCTGTGCTGGTGCTGACGGCCTTGGCTGTTTTGGTGGGTCTCCTCTCGATGTTGTTGCCGGCTGTGGATCCCCCTGCGGCCTTCCCGCTGCGCAGTCCGGCTGAGCTTCCGGGGCTTGAGATGGAAGGCCCCTCCTGGGATCTGTTGCGCCTAGGGCCCCTGCAGCTGGGCGGTCTCCAGCTGGGGCCGCTGGTGGTGGATCGGGCCTCGGCGCTGCTGGGGCTGCGCACGTCCACCTTGACCTTCACCGTGATTCACAGCGTCAACCTGATGCTGATCACGACCCCTCCTGAGGATCTGGTCTGGGCCCTCAGCTGGTGCCTGGCGCCATTGAAGTGGCTGGGGTGTCCAGTGGAGCGACTGGGGTTTCAACTGCTGCTGGCACTTCGCTTTCTGCCTCTGGTGCAGGAGGAGCTCCAGAATCTGCTGCGTTCTCTCGCCAGCCGTGCGGTCAACCTGCGCCAGCTTGGCTTCAAGGCGGGTTTCGGCCTGGTGCTGGCGGTCGGAGAGCGGCTGCTGGCCAACATCCTTCTCAGGGCTGAGCAGGGGGCCGATGCTCTGGTCGCCCGTGGTGGGCGAATTCTCGGTCCGTCGTACTTCCGCATCCCTTCCGATCGGGCTGCTCCCCTGTTGAACGGCCTGGCGTTGGTCGTTCTTGTGTTGGTGATTGGGCTCCGCGGTCAGTACGGTGCTCTATGA
- the der gene encoding ribosome biogenesis GTPase Der — MARPVVAIIGRPNVGKSTLVNRLCRSREAIVHDQPGVTRDRTYQDGYWGDREFKVVDTGGLVFDDDSEFLPEIREQAALALEEASVALVIVDGQQGLTAADESIAEFLRSHRCPTLLAVNKCESPEQGLAMAGEFWGLGLGEPHPISAIHGAGTGELLDQVLTFFPPKDQEGDEEEPIQMAIIGRPNVGKSSLLNAICGEQRAIVSPIRGTTRDTIDTSIIRENRPWRLVDTAGIRRRRSVNYGPEFFGINRSFKAIERSDVCVLVIDALDGVTEQDQRLAGRIEEDGRACVVVVNKWDAVEKDSHTMTAMEKELRSKLYFLDWAPMLFTSALTGQRVESIFALAALAVEQHRRRVSTSVVNEVLKEALSWRSPPTTRGGRQGKLYYGTQVASRPPSFTLFVNDPKLFGETYRRYVERQIREGLGFDGSPLRLFWRGKQQRDAERDLARQQSRKG, encoded by the coding sequence TTGGCGCGTCCTGTCGTCGCAATTATCGGACGCCCCAATGTCGGTAAGTCGACCTTGGTGAATCGGCTGTGCCGCAGCCGGGAAGCCATCGTTCACGATCAGCCTGGCGTGACGCGTGATCGCACATACCAGGACGGCTACTGGGGCGATCGGGAGTTCAAGGTCGTCGACACCGGTGGACTGGTGTTCGACGACGACAGCGAGTTCCTGCCGGAGATCCGGGAGCAGGCGGCTCTGGCGCTCGAGGAAGCCAGTGTGGCTCTGGTGATCGTGGACGGTCAGCAGGGGCTAACGGCCGCTGACGAGTCCATCGCGGAATTTCTACGCAGTCACCGCTGTCCCACGCTGTTGGCGGTGAACAAGTGCGAGTCGCCGGAACAGGGCCTGGCGATGGCCGGCGAATTCTGGGGCCTTGGCCTGGGTGAACCCCATCCGATCTCGGCCATCCACGGCGCCGGCACCGGAGAACTGCTGGATCAGGTGCTCACCTTTTTCCCCCCGAAGGATCAGGAGGGTGACGAGGAGGAGCCGATTCAGATGGCCATCATCGGACGGCCGAATGTCGGGAAATCCAGTCTGCTGAATGCCATCTGCGGAGAGCAGCGGGCGATTGTCAGCCCGATCCGCGGCACCACCCGCGACACGATTGACACCAGCATCATTCGTGAGAATCGTCCCTGGCGCCTGGTGGACACGGCGGGCATCCGCCGGCGGCGCAGCGTCAACTACGGCCCGGAATTCTTCGGCATCAACAGGAGTTTCAAGGCCATTGAACGCAGTGATGTGTGTGTTCTGGTGATCGATGCCCTCGATGGGGTGACCGAGCAGGATCAGCGCCTGGCGGGTCGCATTGAAGAGGACGGCCGTGCCTGCGTGGTGGTCGTCAACAAGTGGGACGCGGTGGAAAAAGACAGCCACACCATGACGGCGATGGAAAAGGAGCTGCGCTCCAAGCTCTATTTCCTCGACTGGGCTCCGATGCTGTTCACCTCGGCGCTCACCGGCCAGCGCGTGGAGAGCATCTTTGCCTTGGCTGCCCTGGCGGTTGAGCAGCACCGTCGCCGCGTCAGTACATCCGTTGTCAACGAGGTGCTCAAGGAAGCGCTGAGCTGGCGCAGTCCCCCCACCACTCGCGGTGGACGCCAAGGAAAGCTGTATTACGGCACCCAGGTGGCCAGCCGGCCGCCCAGCTTCACCCTGTTCGTCAACGACCCCAAATTGTTCGGAGAGACCTACCGGCGCTATGTGGAGCGTCAGATCCGCGAGGGCCTCGGTTTCGATGGCAGCCCGTTGCGTCTGTTCTGGCGCGGTAAGCAACAGCGCGATGCCGAACGCGACCTGGCCCGTCAGCAGAGTCGTAAAGGCTGA